In the genome of Cyanobacteria bacterium FACHB-DQ100, the window CACGGCGACGCCATTAGATGCGGACTCGCCAGGCTGCTGGATGAGGTAGCTCTTTTGAGGATGGTCGCGGAGCAGCTCGTTGCGGCGGACGGCGTCCAGCGCGGTAGAACCGGTGGCGTTGGTGCCTGAGACGGCGCGGTTGAAGAGGTAGAGCTTCGATCCCGGCTTCTGAAACCAAGGCGCGATAAGCCCCAACCCCAGACGGCCCGCGCCAAAGTGAAGGTGGATCAATCCCGGCGTCGCTTCGGCGGCATTCGTATCAGCGGGACCCACATCCCGCTCGTCCATCCGCGACGGGTTCTCATTTGTATTCTGCATGGCGGCTCTTATTTGAATTGTTAGGCTGTATGGCTATAAACCTCTGGAACATACAGACATACAAGCCTACGAACTAGATATTAGTAAGTATTAGTAATCAGATAACTCAACCAACAGGAGGAATAAATTCCAGAAATTTCATCAACGGGCTTAAGCACTTGTTTTCAAAAGCAGCCGCCAGTGTTTCACAACACAAAACTAGTGCAGCCAGGACAACGACATGTAGTTTAAATCCAAGACGTTGCGTGACATTGCTGTCGCGTACGGCGCTGTTTGGGCTGTCACGCAATTTTGGTGAAGCAAAGTTGAGACCGCTGCTTGCCCTGACGCATCTCTTAGGTTTCAGCCTGCTCAAGTTTCCTACTTCACCAAAAGAGCGTAAGAGCCCGTCTGATGTGAGAATCGTGCCTCGGGTCGCCGCCCCAGATCAAGCACGACTTCAACTAGCGTGTCGCGTTGGGAATGGCACTCTAAGGGTTGCTGGATCTCCTGGGGTAGAATCTCCAACAGCTTCTGAAGATCATCTATGTTGTGCATTTTAGAAGTGTTGCAGTGAGCAGCAGTGAGAGAAGCAAAATTGATATTTCAAAGACGTGTTTTAGTAAATTTCTGGTATTGCCGAAGCGCGATGAAGCTACTTTAAAGCTTAAATCTAAGGCTTCTATTTTACTGAGATTAATCAATCGCTCTCTTATTATTAAATTTAACAATTACATCCTTAAGAATACAGAAGAAAACCGGCGTTATAGGTGCGGATATTCTCCTTGAAAAATAGAGAATCAATTCAAACATTTCTTTTTATGCGAGTCACAAAAATTGCGCTATTTCTTTTACATAGCAACAATTTCTTTATGTTACAGCAATGTAATTCTTATCACTTAAGGCGTCAATTACTAGTCTCACTTGCCTCTGACTAAAGAGTCATGTATTCAACTCTCTAATACTCTAGGCTAAATGTAGTTCTTTAAGAATTTAACTCAAGAATTAAGAGCGTTAGATTTGTTTTTTCAAAATCTTATAACAGTCAATGAATCTGATAAAGAATAGAGCACCAATCCTGATGCGAATTCCGAAATGAATACTCCGATTCCAGGGCTACTGCATCCTCCCCGTCTTCCGACACCTGAGCCGCCTGCGCCAGTAAAATCTGGCTCTCCAACTTCCTCGAGCGCAACCCCTGCAACCAGGGCATCTTAATCCACCTGTCTGATGCCGAATCTGTGCAATTGATGAGCAACCAGAGCAGAGCAAAACCACTTCAATTCTCTATACAGCTCAACAGCCGATTCTTTTCCGGGTGGACGCGGCATTACGTGCTTCAATTTGGGGTTGTTTTGGCGCTTGCATTTTTTTCAATACTCAATTGTGTAAAGCAAAATTTAGTGATGATAACTCTAAAGCGAAGGACATCCTCTGCGGCGGGACGGTTACGCGCTCGTCCTACGCAGCCCACAGAAATTGGAGCACCTGGGCTGTACTCGCTCAGGCTAGAGAGCGAGCGTGAAGGATTGCTTTATGTTCCTAAAACCTATCAAGCCCATCAGCCCGCACCGCTAGTGCTCATGCTGCATGGGGCAGGGGGTAATGCAAAAGACGGGCTAAGCATCATTCAGCAATGGGCAGATGCTTTTACAACCATTGTGCTCGCGGTAAGTTCACGTTGGCAAACTTGGGACATGATTGTTAGTCACTACGGTCCTGACATTGCTTGTATTAATCAGGCATTAACACAAACCTTTACTCGTTATGCGATCGATCCACATCACATTGCGATCGCAGGCTTTTCCGATGGAGCTTCTTACGCGCTTTCAGTTGGCATGACCAATGGTGATTTGTTTACTCACATCCTTGCGTTTTCCCCTGGCTTCACTGCATCTGCTGATCAAGTTGGTCAACCTCAATGCTTTATTTCTCATGGCAAGCGCGATAAGGTGCTGCCGATTGATCAATGCAGTCGTCGTATTGTCCCACGATTACAACAAGCAGACTATGAGGTGATTTACCGGGAATTTGATGGTTCTCACACTGTTCCCATTGAGATCGCTCGTGAGGGAATGCACTGGGTGACAACTTGAGTGCACAGCGATCGCTGTGCTGCGCTTTCTTAACTAACAAATTTTGGAGTAGAACCATGTCTAATTCGCAAGCAAACCAATCTGATGATGAGTCACTTGGCGTTGAACAACTTCCTGAAGACGAATTGAGTGCTTCTCCCGGTGATGAGGACATTCAAGCTGGGAGTCTAGATGTGAATGATGCAGGAGTTGCGACAACTTCTGCCGATTCAACCGAGCAGCAGAACTCTGAGAGCGTCTCCTCTCCGGCAAGCGAGTAAAGCCCTACTTGCTTTAGGTACAAAGTGCGCTTTGTCTGTCTAGCTGCAAATTCTATTCGGCAACTACAAACATTAACTTCATATTAGGAATAAAAATCATGAGCAATCCATCACTGTCAGATCCAGCTACTAATCCAGATCAATCAGTTGTTGCATCTCAGCAAGCCCAACCTCAGGTTCCCACAAGTGTTGCAGGCAGCGCTACGCTGGATGCTCAAACAGCGGCGGGAGGAGTTCAACCAGAGGGAGAACCTATCTCTGCTCCCATCGCAACCAATTTTCCAGCAGCGACTGAGGCGGGCAATGCTCGAACTGCTGGAGTTTCTGACGTAAGAGAGTCTTCTACAGGTGGGCAATCCTCAGATAAGGGCTCTGTCAATTTTCAAAATAACCTTGATGTTCCCAGCGATCGAGTTCAAAACTTGCCTGATACTGATTCTCTTGAGCTACCAAACGATCCTGAAACGAATCTTCCAGATTAGGTGGAAAACTGAATGCCAATTCGCTGAATCGCAACCTACAAAAAAAGCTTCCAGCTTGTGAACTGGAGGCTTTAGATATGAATTGATAAACTTTTTTGCTGACCTAAGTCAGTTTCCCTAACAGAGCCTGAAAATTACATTGCAACTTGTCAAACACCAATGAAGGTTTGCGGTCAAGCCCTCGGTCTATTAGTACGGCTCGGCTGCATGTGTTACCACACTTCCACCTACCGCCTATCAACGTGTGTTCTCCACGTGACCTTACTGGATTAACTCCATGAGAGCACTCATCTTGAGGTGGGCTTCCCACTTAGATGCTTTCAGCGGTTATCCACTCCACACTTGGCTACCTGGCGTTTACCGTTGGCACGATAACCAGTACACCAGCGGTGTGTTCCTCCCGGTCCTCTCGTACTGAGGAGGACTCCTCTCAATCCTCTTGCGCCTACACCGGATATGGACCGAACTGTCTCACGACGTTCTGAACCCAGCTCACGTACCGCTTTAATGGGCGAACAGCCCAACCCTTGGGACGTACTACCGCCCCAGGTTGCGATGAGCCGACATCGAGGTGCCAAACCTCCGCGTCGATGTGAACTCTTGGCGGAGATCAGCCTGTTATCCCTAGAGTAACTTTTATCCGTTTAGCGACGGCGATTCCATGCTCAACCGTCGGATCACTAAAGCCGACTTTCGTCCCTGATTGACTTGTTTGTCTCACAGTCAAGCTTCCTTGTGCTTTTACGCTCTGCGACTGATTTCCAACCAGTCTGAGGAAACCTTTGCGTGCCTCCGTTACCATTTAGGAGGCGACCGCCCCAGTCAAACTGCCCACCTGAAACGGTTCCCATGCCGGATGACGGCAACAGGTTAGACGCTCAATACTGACAAAGTGGTATCTCACCGTTGGCTCCACAATCCCCACAAGGATTGTTTCACAGCCTCCCACCTATCCTGCGTAGTCAGAATCGATCGCCAATTTCAGGCTACAGTAAAGCTTCATAGGGTCTTTCTGTCCGGGTGTAGGTAGTCCGCATCTTCACAGACAATTCTATTTCGCCGAGTCTCTCTCCGAGACAGCATCCAGATCGTTACGCCTTTCGTGCGGGTCGGAACTTACCCGACAAGGAATTTCGCTACCTTAGGACCGTTATAGTTACGGCCGCCGTTCACCGGGGCTTCGGTCGCTAGCTTCAGAACTTGCGTCCCTGACCAACTTCTTTAACCTTCCGGCACTGGGCAGGCGTCAGCCCCCATACATCGTTTTGCAACTTAGCGGAGACCTGTGTTTTTGGTAAACAGTCGCCTGGATCTCTTCACTGCGACCACCTCGGGCTATTCACCCTAATGTGGCACCCCTTCTCCCGAAGTTACGGGGTCATTTTGCCGAGTTCCTTAGAGAGAGTTATCTCGCGCCCTTTAGTTTTCTCAACCATCCCACCTGTGTCGGTTTCGGGTACGGGCAATTTGAAGTTAACGTGGTTAGAGCTTTTCTGGGAAGCTTGACGTGACACACTTTGCGTCCGTAGACGCTCGTACTCATGCCTCAGCTTGGAATGGTTTCGCCACTCCTCAACGCCTCGGACACTTGAACCGCTAACCAACATGCGGCTGTGCTAGCCTTCTCCGTCCCTCTTCACTACTTCAAATCGGTATCGGAATGTTCACCGATCGTCCATCGACTACGTCTTTCGACCTCGCCTTAGGTCCCGACTCACCCTCCGCGGACGAGCCTTCCGGAGGAACCCTTGGGATTTCAGGGCATTGGATTCTCACCAATGTTTGCGCTACTCAAGCCGACATTCTCACTTCTGCTTCGTCCACATCTGCTCACGCTGATGCTTCTTACTACAACAGAACGCTCCCCTACCAATTGAAATGTGTATTAATTTTCAATTCCACCGCTTCGGCACGTCATTTAGTCCCGTTCATTTTCGGCGCAGGAACGCTTGACCAGTGAGCTATTACGCACTCGTTCGAGGATGGCTGCTTCTAGGCAAACCTCCTGGTTGTCTTTGCATTCCCACCTCCTTTGCCACTGAATGACAATTTAGGGGCACTTAGCGGATGGTCTGGGCTGTTTCCCTTTCGACGATGAAGCTTATCCCCCACCGTCTCACTGGCTGTGTGTGCAGTTGGTATTCTGAGTTTGACTCGATTTGGTACCGCTCTCGCAGCCCGCACCGAATCAGTGCTTTACCCCCAACCTATAATCACAACCACTGTACCTCAATACATTTCGGGGAGAACCAGCTAACTCCGGGTTCGATTGGCATTTCACCCCTAACCACACCTCATCCGCTGATTTTTCAACATCAGTCGGTTCGGACCTCCACTTGCTGTTACGCAAGCTTCATCCTGGACATGGTTAGATCACCCGGGTTCGGGTCTGCAAACAGTGACTCAATTGCGCCCTTTTCAGACTCGCTTTCGCTTTGATTTCGGCATTTCCGCCTTAGTCTGCCACTGCCTGCAAGTCGCCGGCTCATTCTTCAACAGGCACGCGGTCAGGCGTTAAATCGCCCTCCCACTGCTTGTAGGCTTACGGTTTCATGTTCTATTTCACTCCCCTTCCGGGGTTCTTTTCACCGTTCCCTCGCGGTACTAGTTCACTATCGGTCACACAGGAGTATTTAGCCTTACGAGATGGTTCTCGTGGATTCACACGGCGTCTCTGCCGTGCTACTCGGGATTCAGCTTGTATTGTTAAACTTTCGACTACCGGACTGTCACCGTCTCTGGTGTAGCTTCTCACTACTTCGTCTAGCCGCTCAATTCCGTGTTGCTGTCCCACAACCCCAACAGATAAATCTGTTGGTTTAGGCTGTTCCCGCTTCGCTCGCCGCTACTGGGGGAATCGAATTTCTTTCTCTTCCTCTGGTTACTAAGATGTTTCAGTTCACCAGGTTCGCTCTCACCACCCTATGGATTCAGGTGGCAGTACAGGGGGTTGCCCCATTCGGAGATCTTCGGATCTAAGCTTGCTGTCAGCTCCCCGAAGCGTTTCGTCGAGCGACGTCCTTCTTCGCCTCTGTGTGCCAAGGTATTCACCGTAAGCCCTTTGTAGCTTGACCACAAACTTACATTGGTGTCTGTGATATCTGTCGTTTGGTTTTATTCATTGCTTAACGTATTGAATAAACCACAAACGATGGTATCTACCTGACAAGTTACTATGCAATTTTCAAGGTTCTCGCTGGCATTCAATCCAGCAGGCTCTCTAGTCTAGCAACGCTATCACTAAATGAGTTGCTGAAGTTATTTCGATTGAATTTGGTTGAAGTCTTTGTGGTTAGTATCAATCCACTCGCTGAATTGGCTAACTGCTTATCACTCTTACTAATATAGCGAATTCCATTGAACTGTGTTGGGTGGGAACCGAACTATTTAGTGTTGCTTCCCGTTGTCTTCTGTTGAGGTCTTTGTCTCAACCTGTCCAACACTCACTCTTACTACTGTACACAATGGATTTAAGAACCTCAGTCAGTAGAACCGAAGGTTTAAGTTCGGTTCTACTGGCTGAGAGAGAACCAAGTGAGTTTGAAAGCCTTTATCCAAGCTCGTCTCGACCTTGGGATGTCGGATCAAAGCGGACATAACATCAGAGATGATCTCTCGCGTCCGGTCTTTGTCCGAAGGTCTCCCTGTAAGGAGGTTGTCCAGCCGCACCTTCCGGTACGGCTACCTTGTTACGACTTCACCCCAGTCATCAGCCCTGCCGTCGGCGTCCTCCTCCCATCAGGGTTAGAGTGACGACTTCGGGTAAAACCAACTTCCATGGTGTGACGGGCGGTGTGTACAAGACCCGGGAACGTATTCACCGCAGTAGTGCTGACCTGCGATTACTAGCGATTCCGTCTTCACGTAGGCGAGTTGCAGCCTACGATCTGAACTGAGCCGCGGCTTAAGGGATTGGCTTGCGATCGCTCGCTTGCTGCCCGTTGTCCGCAGCATTGTAGGACGTGTGTAGCCCAGGACGTAAGGGGCATGATGACTTGACGTCGTCCTCACCTTCCTCCACCTTATCGGCGGCAGTCTGCCGAGAGTGCCCAGCTTTACCTGATGGCAACTCAGCACGAGGGTTTCGCTCGTTGCGGGACTTAACCCAACATCTCACGACACGAACTGACGACAGCCATGCACCACCTGTGTCCGCGCTCCCGAGGGCACTCTTCCTTTTCAGGAAGATTCGCGGCATGTCAAGCCCTGGTAAGGTTCTTCGCGTTGCATCGAATTAAACCACATCCTCCACCGCTTGTGCGGGTCCCCGTCAATTCCTTTGAGTTTCATCCTTGCGGACGTACTCCCCAGGCGGAACACTTAACGCGTTAGCTAAGACACTGAATCAGTCGATTAATCCAGCGCCGAGTGTTCATCGTTTACGGCTAGGACTACCAGGGTATCTAATCCTGTTTGCTCCCCTAGCTTTCGTGCCTCAGTGTCAGTCACAGCCCAGCAACGTGCTTTCGCCATCGGTGTTCTTCCCAATATCTACGCATTTCACCGCTCCTTTGGGAATTCCCGTTGCCCCTACTGTGCTCCAGCTTGAGAGTTTCGATCGCGCCTCCGAAGTTAAGCTTCGGGCTTTCACGATCAACTTCTCAAACCACCTACGCACTCTTTACGCCCAATCATTCCGGATAACGCTTGCCTCCTCTGTCTTACCGCGGCTGCTGGCACAGAGTTAGCCGAGGCTGATTCATTCAGTACCGTCAATTCTTCTTCCTGAATAAAAGCGGTTTACAGTCCTAAAACTTTCCTCCCGCACGCGGTTTTGCTCCGTCAGGCTTGCGCCCATTGCGGAAAATTCCTCACTGCTGCCTCCCGTAGGAGTCTGGACCGTGTCTCAGTTCCAGTGTGGCTGATCATCCTCTCAGACCAGCTACCGATCATTGCCTTGGTAGGCTCTTACCCTACCAACTAGCTAATCGGGCGCGAGTTCATCTTTAGGCGGATTGCTCCATTTTACTGATGGCATATCTGGAATTAGCGATCATTTCTAATCGTTGTCCCAGTCCTAAAGGCAGATCCTCACGTGTTACTCACCCGTCCGCCACTCAACTCCGAAGAGTTTCGTTCGACTTGCATGTGTTACGCAGACCGCCAGCGTTTATCCTGAGCCAGGATCAAACTCTCCATTTGGAGTTTGATTACTGTGGCTCCGAAACAATACTTCTTTGCTGTCCCGGAATCCTCTAGTTGTTGTTTGTTTTGGGTCTCGCCCAAAACTCAAATATTTTAACGAGGGTTGGATAATTGTTTGGCTTTCAAACTATTGATTTGTCTTGGTTCAAGGTGTCTTGGGGTTTCCTTGACACTCTCTTACTATAACGAGACAACCTTCACTTTGCAGTGGGGGCAACCGTACTCAGAAGCAGTGTTTGTACGACTCTTGAAAGACGGTCGGCTGTCGGGTTACACAGAGTGGGTTTCCCTTGGCACTTCCCCACTATAGCGAATCAAGTTGTCGGATGTGTGTCTAGAACCGTACTATCCGGTAGAGGTAATACGACTCAATCAGACTTTTCCTCGACTGCTTGTAGCAGTGCCTCATCTAAGCCAGTATTTTGCTTCATCATTGCTTCTTCAACAATGGGATTGGTTTGGTGCCGCGCGATCCATTCCTCTGCCCACTCGAAGGCAACGCCTGCTCGTCGAGCTGCTTGTTCGTCTTCGGAACGATCTCCAACATAAAGGCAGTCCTCGGGAGAATGGTTGTACCGAACCATTGCTAGCTTGAGCATTCCGGGTTGAGGTTTACGATATTGTCCCGACCATTTGGTTTGGCTATGGTTATGAGTATTGTGACGGGTCACACGAAAGCATTTTTTGCCCTCGAAGTCTGGACAAAAGTAGAT includes:
- a CDS encoding phospholipase, with translation MITLKRRTSSAAGRLRARPTQPTEIGAPGLYSLRLESEREGLLYVPKTYQAHQPAPLVLMLHGAGGNAKDGLSIIQQWADAFTTIVLAVSSRWQTWDMIVSHYGPDIACINQALTQTFTRYAIDPHHIAIAGFSDGASYALSVGMTNGDLFTHILAFSPGFTASADQVGQPQCFISHGKRDKVLPIDQCSRRIVPRLQQADYEVIYREFDGSHTVPIEIAREGMHWVTT
- a CDS encoding HAD-IIIA family hydrolase, which codes for MSLLMIDMDGTLRQPLSEQLYFQNPQDQQMIAGVDTALRSYQDGWTIVGITNQGGVAAGHKTIRTCIQEQQYTLQLAPLLKEIYFCPDFEGKKCFRVTRHNTHNHSQTKWSGQYRKPQPGMLKLAMVRYNHSPEDCLYVGDRSEDEQAARRAGVAFEWAEEWIARHQTNPIVEEAMMKQNTGLDEALLQAVEEKSD